Proteins found in one Triticum urartu cultivar G1812 chromosome 4, Tu2.1, whole genome shotgun sequence genomic segment:
- the LOC125552253 gene encoding type II inositol polyphosphate 5-phosphatase 15-like yields the protein MADPGDTATPAAAVSSPWDDVPDDFFLSASISPPTPPPAPAPIPSTSPPAASALRSASLPVTSIPPASASASFSGSLHRAIAPQPIHPSHSLPAFSAASLPAAADVCPPPTGPHHSNSLSEFAASASQSRVHRPPPRAAVRADRPPPLELRPRPSRESQSGIALCALACCAAPGAGTSTHLWAAGEAGVRVWDLADAFRSPTPPRRWGDEASAPFRESRKTPPAICLVADPGRGLVWSGHTNGRIMGWGADPGPEAGERIGWDAHRGPVFAMAISPYGDLWSGSEGGIIKVWNGEAIEKSLALEREEKCKASLLVERSFIDLWTMVSDGGACPLPSVDVKLLLSDNSRSKVWSAGYLSFALWDSRTKELLKVVNVDGQVDTRFDVLSAQDPYGYETKQNLFSSPKKEKARSPVNFFQRSRNALMGAADAVRRVAAKAGFGDDTRRTEALVMSMDGMIWTGSANGSVAQWDGSGNRLQEFQHHSSSVQSIFNFGTRLWVGYMDGNIQLLDLDGNLLGGWIAHSSPILSMAVGSSYIFTLAGHGGVRGWNLSSPGPADSILRSELTEKETSYKNIEYMKVLVCSWNVGQEKASYESLRAWLKFPTQEVGVVVVGLQEVEMGAGFLAMSAAKETVGLEGSPNGEWWLDAIGQILKGHSFERVGSRQMAGLLTAVWVRTNLKHFVSDIDNAAVACGLGRAIGNKGAVGLRMRIHDRSICFVNCHFAAHMEAVSRRNEDFDHVFRTMTFATPSSGLLTTSISGSAGQLFQANGSRMPELSDTDMIVFLGDFNYRLYDISYEEAMGLVSRRRFDWLRKNDQLRAEMRSGRVFQGLREGDFQFPPTYKFEKHKAGLSGYDCSEKKRIPAWCDRVLYRDSRASSGTECSLDCPVVCSVSLYDSCMEATDSDHKPVKCLFNLDVARVDKQTMRQKYGEIMSSNKKGLHLLQGLKAFPEANVSTNDIILQDQTPYVLKLQNRSPEDRACFEITGQAPSSSGSDSAGFPTWLKVSPAAGIICPGQTVEVTLQHGDLRGTSWNNLSGANQEKAAQLSVKITGACSTVAKCYGVRVQCQKGRSTFPFKRF from the exons ATGGCGGATCCCGGCGATACCGCGacacccgccgccgccgtctcatCCCCGTGGGACGACGTCCCCGACGACTTCTTCCTCTCCGCCTCCATCTCGCCCCCTACCCCTCCACCAGCCCCTGCTCCCATCCCTTCCACCTCCCCTCCCGCTGCATCGGCTCTCCGCTCAGCATCCCTCCCGGTCACCTCCATCCCTCCTGCATCCGCCTCCGCTTCCTTCTCCGGTTCCCTCCACCGCGCTATTGCCCCTCAGCCCATCCACCCCAGCCACTCCCTCCCGGCCTTCTCGGCCGCTTCTCTCCCCGCGGCAGCCGACGTCTGCCCTCCGCCCACGGGCCCCCACCATTCCAACTCGCTCTCGGAGTTCGCCGCTTCCGCATCCCAATCCCGCGTCCACCGCCCTCCCCCTCGCGCCGCGGTGCGCGCGGACCGCCCGCCCCCGCTGGAGCTGCGCCCGAGGCCATCGAGGGAGTCACAGTCTGGCATCGCCCTCTGTGCTCTCGCCTGCTGTGCTGCTCCTGGTGCCGGGACCTCCACTCACCTCTGGGCGGCGGGCGAGGCTGGCGTCAGGGTTTGGGACCTCGCGGATGCCTTCCGATCACCCACGCCTCCGCGGCGGTGGGGAGACGAGGCGAGCGCGCCCTTTCGGGAGTCGCGCAAGACACCGCCTGCAATCTGCCTCGTGGCTGATCCCGGCCGCGGTTTGGTGTGGAGCGGGCACACCAACGGGCGGATCATGGGTTGGGGTGCTGACCCAGGTCCGGAGGCCGGGGAGCGCATTGGGTGGGATGCACACCGTGGACCAGTATTTGCGATGGCCATCTCTCCCTATG GTGATTTATGGTCTGGATCTGAAGGTGGAATAATTAAAGTATGGAATGGAGAAGCAATTGAGAAATCTCTTGCTTTAGAACGAGAAGAAAAGTGTAAGGCCTCCCTTTTAGTTGAAAGATCATTCATTGACCTTTGGACCATGGTCAGCGACGGAGGGGCCTGCCCCTTACCTTCCGTAGATGTAAAACTTCTATTGTCTGACAATTCCAGATCGAAAGTATGGAGTGCTGGTTACCTCTCATTTGCACTCTG GGATTCTCGCACCAAGGAGCTCCTGAAAGTGGTAAATGTGGATGGCCAAGTTGATACTCGTTTTGACGTCTTATCTGCTCAGGATCCATATGGCTATGAAACAAAACAAAACCTTTTCTCCTCTCCGAAGAAAGAGAAAGCTCGTAGTCCTGTTAATTTTTTCCAGAGATCACGGAATGCTTTGATGGGAGCAGCTGATGCAGTTCGGCGAGTTGCTGCTAAAGCAGGATTTGGAGATGATACTCGAAGAACAGAAGCATTAGTAATGTCAATGGATGGGATGATCTGGACAGGATCTGCAAATGGCTCAGTTGCTCAATGGGATGGTAGTGGTAATCGTTTGCAAGAGTTTCAGCATCATTCATCTTCTGTTCAAAGTATTTTCAACTTTGGCACAAGATTGTGGGTGGGGTACATGGATGGCAACATCCAGCTCTTGGACCTGGATGGCAACTTGCTGGGGGGCTGGATTGCACATAGTAGTCCAATTCTGAGTATGGCTGTCGGAAGTTCATATATATTTACATTAGCTGGTCATGGGGGAGTCCGTGGATGGAATTTATCATCTCCAGGGCCTGCTGACAGCATTTTGCGTTCTGAATTGACGGAGAAAGAGACATCATACAAAAACATTGAATACATGAAGGTGTTAGTATGTTCTTGGAATGTTGGGCAAGAAAAAGCATCTTATGAGTCACTAAGAGCTTGGCTGAAATTCCCAACTCAAGAGGTTGGGGTAGTAGTAGTTGGACTGCAAGAGGTGGAGATGGGCGCTGGTTTTCTTGCAATGTCGGCAGCTAAAGAAACG GTAGGGCTAGAGGGAAGCCCAAACGGGGAGTGGTGGTTGGATGCAATTGGGCAAATCTTGAAAGGCCACTCTTTTGAGCGTGTTGGTTCAAGGCAGATGGCTGGGTTACTTACTGCTGTATG GGTAAGAACAAATCTGAAGCATTTTGTCAGTGATATCGACAATGCTGCAGTAGCATGTGGATTAGGACGCGCTATTGGCAACAAG GGAGCAGTCGGATTGAGGATGAGAATACATGATAGAAGCATTTGCTTTGTAAATTGTCATTTCGCTGCACATATGGAAGCTGTGAGCCGGCGAAATGAAGACTTTGACCATGTCTTTAGAACAATGAcctttgccaccccttcaagtGGATTATTGACAACATCAA TTTCTGGTTCTGCCGGTCAGCTTTTTCAAGCAAAT GGATCAAGAATGCCTGAGTTGTCAGATACGGACATGATTGTCTTTCTTGGTGACTTCAATTACCGGCTTTACGATATTTCGTATGAAGAGGCGATGGGGCTGGTTTCCCGGAGACGCTTTGACTGGCTGAGGAAGAATGACCAGCTGCGAGCAGAAATGAGATCCGGGAGAGTCTTCCAGGGATTACGTGAAGGAGACTTCCAATTCCCACCTACTTACAAATTTGAGAAACACAAAGCTGGCTTATCAG GGTATGATTGTAGTGAGAAGAAACGCATTCCTGCCTGGTGTGACCGAGTTCTATACCGTGACAGCCGAGCTAGTTCAGGAACTGAGTGTTCTTTGGATTGTCCTGTGGTTTGTTCAGTATCACT GTATGACTCTTGCATGGAAGCAACGGACAGTGATCACAAACCTGTAAAATGCCTGTTCAATTTGGATGTTGCACGTGTCGACAAACAGACAATGAGGCAGAAATATGGGGAGATAATGAGTTCGAATAAGAAAGGTTTGCACTTGCTTCAGGGGCTAAAAGCATTCCCTGAAGCAAATGTGAGCACCAATGACATCATTCTGCAAGACCAAACTCCCTATGTTTTGAAGCTACAAAACAGAAGTCCAGAAGACAGGGCTTGTTTTGAGATAACTGGCCAAGCACCAAGTTCCTCTGGCTCAGATTCTGCTGGTTTCCCTACTTGGCTCAAG GTTTCTCCAGCAGCTGGTATAATCTGCCCTGGACAGACGGTAGAGGTCACTTTGCAGCATGGAGACCTGCGTGGAACATCGTGGAATAATTTGTCTGGGGCTAACCAAGAAAAGGCAGCACAGTTATCGGTGAAAATAACTGGGGCGTGTTCTACCGTTGCCAAATGTTACGGAGTACGTGTGCAATGCCAGAAGGGCCGGAGCACATTTCCTTTCAAAAGGTTCTAA